One window of Cohnella hashimotonis genomic DNA carries:
- a CDS encoding cytochrome ubiquinol oxidase subunit I, whose amino-acid sequence MEVDTVLWSKLVTGMTLGFHAIFATIGVGIPLMIAIAELIGIRKQDSHYTLMAKRWARGFVVSVAVGVVTGTAISLQLALVWPNFMKLAGNVIALPLFMEVFAFFFEAIFLGIYLYTWERFRNPYIHWLLTIPIVAGAGMSAVFITTVNGFMNQPGGFTIQGGQFTAVNPVQAMLNTATFSKVFHVLSSAYLTGAALLAGIAAFTMLRKGVTGYHKKALKLMMTVVLLFGALNTVAGDVSAKFLAEHQPEKLAAAEWHFETERGADLILLGWLNAEHKIIGALHLPKILSFLAFGNFNAKVTGLNEFPPDEQPPLLVHYFFDLMAGIGFALLGISVLYFLFTLWKKRNEHNKWMLRMLALSAPLAFLGVELGWFYAELGRQPWILRGYMRVEEAATTSPSVRVLFFLLLLLYIVLGVFSVLALRRLFNNNPAETEMEKWAQHAGDQGTGKGAHA is encoded by the coding sequence ATGGAAGTTGATACGGTTCTATGGAGCAAGCTGGTGACAGGAATGACACTAGGGTTCCATGCGATATTCGCGACGATTGGCGTCGGTATCCCTCTCATGATCGCGATTGCCGAGCTCATCGGCATCCGCAAGCAAGATTCTCACTACACGCTGATGGCTAAGAGGTGGGCGCGGGGGTTCGTTGTATCGGTCGCGGTCGGTGTCGTAACGGGTACGGCGATCTCACTGCAATTGGCACTGGTGTGGCCGAATTTTATGAAGTTGGCGGGGAACGTTATTGCGCTTCCGTTATTCATGGAGGTGTTTGCGTTCTTTTTTGAAGCTATCTTTCTAGGCATTTATCTGTATACGTGGGAACGGTTCAGGAACCCCTATATCCATTGGCTGCTCACGATCCCCATTGTCGCAGGGGCAGGCATGTCCGCTGTTTTTATCACGACTGTGAACGGTTTTATGAATCAACCCGGGGGATTTACGATACAAGGCGGACAATTTACAGCCGTTAACCCGGTGCAAGCGATGCTGAATACGGCGACGTTCTCCAAAGTGTTCCATGTATTAAGCTCGGCTTACTTAACAGGAGCGGCTTTGCTGGCAGGGATTGCGGCATTTACGATGCTTAGAAAGGGCGTTACAGGATATCACAAAAAAGCACTGAAGCTTATGATGACTGTTGTCCTGTTGTTCGGCGCACTAAACACGGTTGCCGGAGATGTGTCCGCCAAGTTCTTGGCCGAACATCAACCGGAAAAGCTGGCTGCTGCGGAATGGCATTTTGAGACCGAGCGCGGCGCGGATTTGATTCTATTGGGATGGCTTAATGCCGAGCATAAAATAATAGGCGCACTTCATCTGCCAAAGATTCTCAGCTTCCTGGCTTTTGGAAATTTTAACGCGAAAGTAACAGGTCTGAATGAATTTCCTCCGGATGAACAACCTCCGCTCCTTGTACATTACTTTTTTGACTTGATGGCCGGCATCGGGTTTGCGTTATTGGGCATATCCGTTCTGTATTTCCTATTTACATTGTGGAAAAAACGCAATGAGCACAACAAATGGATGCTCCGCATGCTTGCTTTAAGTGCGCCGCTCGCATTTTTGGGAGTCGAGCTGGGCTGGTTTTACGCGGAGTTGGGGCGGCAGCCGTGGATTTTACGAGGATATATGCGTGTAGAAGAAGCGGCGACGACATCGCCAAGCGTGAGAGTTCTTTTTTTCCTTCTCCTTCTTCTCTACATCGTATTAGGCGTGTTTAGCGTTCTTGCGCTTCGGCGCTTATTCAACAATAATCCGGCAGAAACCGAGATGGAGAAGTGGGCGCAGCATGCGGGCGACCAGGGGACAGGGAAGGGAGCGCATGCCTGA
- a CDS encoding right-handed parallel beta-helix repeat-containing protein, producing the protein MIIRMEQFGAKSEQGFDNTLAVRSALDSCKELEGAVLVFPCGNYHFWPDKAVEKQLFISNHDQEGLRRIAFHLADRSGFTVDGQGSEFIFHGPMIPFVIENCSQVLVRNLVIDWEEPMFAQGTVSRADHESFDIQMPEGTDYKVEDHAVWFTFGGKPEKVWGLNEFDKQTNAPAYQSGDQLSWGNYSKVRIEQSRPGVITFQGDNMKLPRIGNLIVMRFGRRENPAFFISGGENVSVASVNVHHAPGMGLLAQWCTNIHLHQFNVMRRPGSDRIVTATADATHFVYCRGKVTLDHCLFENQLDDPCNVHGIYARITERLGDDRLLVELAHDMAKGIKIANPGDRLEFVRRDSLLTYANLTLKDLNVLNKDYVELEFEQQLPEDMEMDDGVGNTLWQPDLTVTNTTVRANRARGFLITTSGNVRLEHNKISAPGSGIKISGDANYWFESGAVRQVIIHHNEFTDCNYCCPEWGKAVIDIDPEIEWPKAYEECYHRHISIEKNRFVTFDTGILYGHSVDGIRFVDNVIEKSDSYPPHHVMAYPIQLKACKNVTIAGNQWPNGTQTVAWVNDEERKV; encoded by the coding sequence TTGATCATCCGAATGGAGCAGTTTGGCGCGAAGTCGGAACAAGGGTTTGACAACACGTTGGCCGTCAGGTCCGCTCTGGATTCCTGCAAGGAACTTGAAGGCGCAGTACTCGTATTTCCGTGTGGAAACTACCATTTTTGGCCCGATAAGGCGGTAGAAAAACAACTGTTTATCTCGAATCACGATCAAGAAGGATTGCGGCGAATCGCTTTCCACTTGGCGGATCGGAGCGGGTTCACGGTCGACGGACAAGGATCGGAGTTTATTTTTCATGGTCCGATGATTCCATTCGTCATTGAAAACTGCTCCCAAGTGCTTGTTCGAAATCTTGTCATCGATTGGGAGGAGCCGATGTTTGCGCAGGGCACGGTTTCTCGCGCAGACCATGAATCGTTCGATATTCAAATGCCGGAGGGAACCGACTATAAAGTCGAAGATCATGCGGTATGGTTTACATTCGGCGGGAAACCCGAAAAAGTATGGGGACTGAACGAATTCGACAAGCAGACGAACGCGCCTGCCTATCAAAGCGGCGATCAATTAAGCTGGGGGAACTACAGTAAAGTCCGCATCGAACAATCGCGACCGGGCGTAATTACTTTTCAAGGGGATAACATGAAGCTCCCGCGGATCGGTAATCTCATCGTCATGCGGTTCGGCAGAAGAGAAAATCCGGCTTTTTTCATCAGCGGCGGGGAAAACGTCAGCGTGGCATCCGTGAACGTGCACCATGCACCGGGCATGGGACTCCTTGCGCAATGGTGCACGAATATCCACTTGCACCAATTCAATGTGATGCGGAGACCCGGTTCGGACCGTATCGTAACCGCCACCGCGGATGCCACACACTTCGTGTATTGTCGCGGCAAGGTGACGCTTGACCATTGTCTATTTGAAAACCAATTGGACGATCCATGCAACGTGCACGGCATTTATGCCAGAATTACCGAAAGGCTCGGCGATGATAGGCTGTTGGTTGAACTCGCGCACGACATGGCGAAAGGAATCAAAATCGCCAATCCCGGTGATCGGCTTGAATTCGTGCGACGCGACTCGCTATTGACTTATGCGAACTTAACGTTAAAAGACTTGAATGTGCTAAATAAGGATTATGTGGAGCTAGAATTTGAACAGCAGCTGCCGGAAGACATGGAAATGGATGACGGTGTCGGAAATACGTTATGGCAACCCGATTTAACCGTCACGAATACGACGGTTAGGGCGAACCGCGCCCGCGGTTTTTTGATCACCACTTCGGGCAATGTACGGCTGGAGCATAACAAGATCAGCGCCCCGGGGTCGGGCATTAAAATATCCGGAGACGCCAATTACTGGTTCGAGTCCGGAGCCGTGAGGCAGGTCATCATTCACCATAACGAATTCACGGATTGTAATTATTGCTGTCCGGAGTGGGGAAAGGCCGTTATCGACATCGATCCCGAGATTGAGTGGCCGAAGGCGTACGAGGAATGCTACCATCGCCATATTTCGATTGAGAAAAATCGCTTCGTAACGTTCGATACCGGTATCCTATACGGTCATTCTGTCGATGGAATCCGCTTTGTCGACAACGTCATTGAAAAAAGCGATTCATATCCGCCGCATCATGTCATGGCATATCCCATTCAGCTTAAGGCGTGCAAAAACGTCACGATAGCGGGCAATCAATGGCCGAATGGAACGCAAACCGTCGCATGGGTCAATGATGAAGAGAGGAAGGTTTGA
- a CDS encoding cytochrome d ubiquinol oxidase subunit II, which yields MSYDLIGISVLWLFLYGYLIIASIDFGAGFFAFYARLTKQDPLINRLISRYLSPVWEITNVFFVFFYIGMIGFFPDTAYYYGSALLVPGGIAIVLLAIRGSFYAFENYGSKNNIVYLFLYGASGLLIPASLSVALALSEGGFILKQDQTVSLDYWALFTNPLSWSIVGLAIVSVLFISACFLAFYASRAEDQAALKLMRTYAMFWSTPTIIIALTAFIYLGQHNERHYQNMMDLWWLLALSVAFFMIAMWLLYRGRRYGLAFVCIMLQFFCAFFAYGIGQYPYILDPYITIQSGVTSSSMGFALVVVFIGGMCLLIPSLILVFKLFLFDADYVKGKK from the coding sequence ATGAGTTACGATTTGATTGGAATTTCGGTACTTTGGCTGTTTTTGTACGGGTATCTTATTATTGCCTCCATTGACTTTGGAGCCGGTTTCTTTGCCTTTTATGCCCGCCTGACCAAGCAGGACCCTCTCATTAATCGTCTGATTTCTCGTTATTTGTCACCCGTATGGGAGATCACGAATGTATTTTTCGTTTTTTTCTACATCGGCATGATCGGATTTTTTCCGGATACAGCCTATTACTACGGCTCGGCGCTGCTCGTTCCGGGAGGGATTGCGATCGTGCTGCTTGCTATTCGCGGTTCGTTCTATGCGTTTGAAAACTATGGTTCCAAAAATAATATCGTCTATCTGTTTTTGTACGGCGCATCGGGATTGCTGATCCCGGCTTCGTTGTCCGTGGCGCTGGCCCTGTCTGAGGGCGGCTTTATCTTAAAGCAGGATCAGACGGTTTCTCTGGATTACTGGGCTTTATTTACCAATCCGTTGTCGTGGAGCATCGTTGGATTGGCGATTGTGTCTGTCTTGTTTATTAGCGCCTGCTTTCTGGCGTTTTACGCTTCACGGGCAGAAGATCAAGCTGCGCTAAAGCTTATGCGGACTTATGCGATGTTCTGGAGCACACCGACGATTATTATCGCCCTGACGGCCTTTATCTATTTGGGGCAACACAATGAGCGACATTATCAAAATATGATGGATTTATGGTGGCTGCTTGCGCTTTCTGTTGCCTTTTTCATGATTGCGATGTGGCTGTTATACCGCGGTCGCCGCTATGGGTTAGCCTTTGTTTGCATCATGCTGCAATTTTTCTGTGCTTTTTTCGCTTACGGGATCGGGCAGTATCCCTATATTCTTGATCCCTACATTACGATTCAGAGCGGCGTCACCTCATCCTCGATGGGCTTCGCGCTGGTTGTCGTATTTATCGGAGGCATGTGTCTATTGATTCCTTCCCTTATTTTGGTTTTCAAGCTGTTCCTGTTCGATGCAGATTACGTGAAAGGGAAAAAATAG